GGTCCTGGCGCAGGGCCACGGCCGCCGCCTCCAGCCACGCGTCCTGGCCGGTCCACTCGTACTGCCGCAGCAGGAACAGGGCCGGTCCCGTCGCGCCCCGCAGCAGTCCGGCGCGCCGCCGGGGCGCGGCCGGGGGCGGCTCGGCGAGCCGGTGGACGAGGATCCGCGCGGCGTCGTCGGCCCGCTCGCGCAGTTCCGTCTCGCCGGTGGTGCGGGCCAGGTGCCCCAGGACCAGGCCCAGCCCGGCCAGTCCGCCCTGCAGGTCGGAGGAAAGGTTCTGCCACCGCTCCGCGAGGATCCCCTCGACCAGGTCCAGCGCCCGCTGCCGGTGCCCGAGCCGGTCCAGGACCAGCGCGACGCCCGCGAGCCCGTCGTACAGGCCGAGCGGCGTGCCGACCGGGGCCGGTGCCGTGCGGTCCAGCAGCCAGCGCTCGCCCTCCTCGTACCGCTCGGCGCCGGCCGCGTCCAGCGCGTACAGCACGCCCGCCGCGCCGTGGGCGATCCCCAGCCCGCCGCCGTCCGAGAACTGGGCGACGTCGCCCGGGAAGAGCCGGTCGTCGCGCTCCGGGGTGGCCGAGGCGAGGATCGCCTTGACCATCGAGTCGCGGCTGTACGGCCAGTCGCCCGGGTCCACCGGCGAGGAGGGAGCGGCCGGCGTACGGCCGGACACCTCCCGGGTGATCTCCGCGACCGCCTCGTCGAGGAACTCCCGCGGCACGTCCGGGAACTGCTCCGCGATCACCTCGGCCAGATGGGCCGCCTTGCCGCGGTCGACCACGAACAGGGTGGTCACGGGCAGGAACAGGGCCAGCCGCAGACAGGCCAGGGCGTAGCGGTCCACGTCGGTGCCCCGGCGGTCCGGCGGCGCGAAGAAGCCGGGGTGGGCGACGACCTGGCGGCCGTTCTCCCCGGCCGGGGCCGCGGCCTCGAAGTCGAGGAGGAAGACCGACTCCCCGTCCGGGGCGACCATGATGTTGAAGACGTGCAGGTCGTTGAAGACGATGCCCCGTTCGTGCACCGCCGCCACCGCCTCCTCCACCCGCCGGTGGACGCGCAGCGCCCACGCCGTGTACGAGGCGACGGCCTCCGGGTCGGGGTCCTGCGCGAGCAGCGGGTGCCGCTCGGCGAAGAACGAGTTGAGCGGACGGCCCTCCAGGAAGTCCATCACCAGGAAGCGGTGGCCGCCCAGCTCGAACCAGTCGCGCACCTCCGGGACCACGCCCGTGCCCGCGACCTGCTCCAGCGCCCGCTTCTCCCGCTCCAGCCGGGCGATCGCGTCGGCGCCGTCCGAGGCGAGGCCCGCGTGAGGCCGGCCCTCCTTCAGGACGACCTTGCGCCCGTCACGGGTGTCGGTGCCGGCGTACACCCCGCCGCCGTTGGAGAAGTGCAGCGCCTTCTCGATGCGGTAGGGCAGGTCCCCGACCGTGGTGGTGTTGCGCGCGTCGAGATGCGGCTGGAGGAACGCCGGCAGCGTCACCCACTCGGGCACCTGGAAGGAGGGCGAGCGCCGGTCCGGCACCAGCCGCCCGGCGCCGTCCCGCACGGCGGGCACCAGCGAGCCCCGGTCGTCCACGACGAAGGAGCGTGCGAAGGCGCCGTAGCGGACGTACAGCGGTCCCTCGCCCCACCGCAGGTCGGTGAGGATGTACGGCCCCTCGAAGCCCTCCAGCAGCGCGCCCAGCTCGCGCAGCACCTGGTGCAGCTGCTCCTCGCCGTCCGGGTAGACGGTGACGAACTTGCCGCTGCCGTCGCGCGGCGCGTACTTGGTGTTGCGCAGGTGCAGCAGGTGCGGGCCCGGCACGAACTTGAAGGGGATCCGCCGCTCGACGCAGTAGTCCCACACGATCCCGGCGATCTCCTCCGCGTTCGCGCGGGTCGCCGAGGCGTGGATCTTCCAGCCCTGCGCCGGGCCGGACACCGGCTTCCCGTCCGGGCCGAGCGGCGTCATCGTCAGCCAGTCACCGATCCGCGCCGCCTCCCAGCCCTCCGGCACCGGCCGGCGGGCCGTCTCGTAGAGGTGCGGGGCCGTCCCCTGCCCGTCGCGCGCGAGCCGGTCCGGCGTCTCGTAGAAATGCCGGTCGGCGAGCGCGTACACCTCGTACCGCTTGTCCATGCGTCCCCCTCCGTGACGGGCACCGAGCCTTCCAGCCACGCGCCGGGGCCCGACAGTCACGGCTGTCACGAGGTCACCGTGCGGAACGCATGCGTTAAGAGATGTTCGACGGCTTTCGAGCGCCCTTGTGCGCGCCGGTCCACGGAACGCTCACAGGGGCTGCGCAGGTGCCCCATAAGCGCTGTAATGGCCAACGTGGTCAGTCAGGGCGCCCAGGAGCGCGGAACGCGAACGCTGCGTGCCGAAAGTGCCCTCAAGGCGATCGCGGTCGATCAGGAGTCGCCCGAACGGGTGCGCCGCGTCCTCGAACAGGCGCTCGTCTTCGCCGGGGCGTCCTTCGTCGCCGTGTACACGCCCAGCGAGGACGGCGAGCTGCTGTGCCTGATGGAGTCGGCCGGGGTCCCGAGGACGCTGTACGGACTGCGTGACAGCTATCCCCGCGCCGGGCGCTCCCCGGCCGCCGAGGCCCACCGCGACGGACGGCCGGTCTCCCTGGGCCCGGCGGAACTCGCCGAGCACGCCCAGGCGCGGCGCGTCCCGGCCCGGGACTTCTTCCTGACGGCCCTGCCCGTGCGCGGGGACGGCGGCGGCTGCCTGCTCGCCGTGAGCGAGCGCCCCGAGGGGTTCGACACCGACGACCGCGAGTGCCTGGAGCTGATCTCCGAGGCGGTCGCCTTCCCCGCCCCGGCCGCCCTCGTCGAGGGCGGTGACCTGCCGCCGGGCGCGTTCACCCTCGCCATGGACACCGGCCGCGTCCGCGTCGGGGACGACCTGCTCGACCTGTTCGGACTCGACCCCGTGGAGTTCGACGGCCGCGTCGAGACCCTGCTGAGCCTGACCGTGCCGGAGGACCTGCCCTCGTTGATGTCCGTGGTGGAGGCCGACCACATGTCCATCGGCGACCGCGAGCTGGAGTTCCGGGTGCTCCAGCCCACCGGGCCGCCGAAGTGGCTCCGGCTGCGCGGGCGCCTCCTGCCCGGCGGCGAAGGCCACCCGGCACGGCTCGTGGGCACCGTCGCCGACGCCTCCACCCTGCGCTCCGACGTCACCGACGTGGCCCGCGTGCAGCGCCTCGCCGCCGCGCTGGCCACCGCCGTCACCGTCCGCGACGTCGGCAAGGCCGTGGTCGCCGCCCTGCGCCGGCCGCTCAGGGCCGACCGGATCGCGCTCGCCGAGCTGGAGAGCGAGCGGCTCGTCGTCACCGTCCTCGACCCGCCCGAACCCGAGGCATGGCCCCAGCTGTGGCGCACGGAGTGGCGCGGTGAGTGGCCCGACGCGCCCGTGCGCGCCATGCCCACCCTCGCCGCCGCGCTGCGCGAGGGCCGCGCCCGGATCTGGCCCGCCGGCAGCCCCCTGGAACGCGCCCTGGCCGAGGTCGGCCCCGGCGGCCTCGCCGTGCTGCCGCTGCCCGCCGGGAACCGCATGGCCGGCGCGTGCCTGATCGGCTGGGACACCCCGCACGACTTCGGCGCCGACGAACGCGCCCTGCTCACCGCCTGCGCCGGCCTCGCCGGACAGGCCCTGGTGCGGGCCCGCGCCTTCGACGCCGAGCACGAACTCGTCGGCATGCTCCAGCGCCAGCTGCTGCCCCGCCGCCTGCCCCGGCTGCCGGGCGCGGTGGCCGTCGCCCGCTACCTGCCCAGCACGGCGGGGCTGGAGCTCGGCGGCGACTGGTACGACGTCATTCCGCTGCCCGACCACCACGTCGCCCTCGTCATCGGAGACGTCCAGGGCCACAGCGCCGGGGCCGCCACCCTCATGGGGCAGATGCGCACCGCCCTGCGCGCCTACGCCGTCGAGGGCCATCCGCCGGACGTGGTGGTCGCGCACGCCAACCGGCTGCTCACCGACATGGAGAGCGACCTCTTCGCCACCTGCTGCTACGTCGACGTCGACCTGGAGGAGGGCTCCGCCTGGTGCGTGCGCGCCGGGCACCCGCCGCCGGTGCTGCGCTACCCCGACGGCGGGACCGAGATCGCGGAGGCCGAGGGCGGCCCGCCCCTCGGGGTGATCACGCAGGCCGACTTCCCGATGAGCCCGCTGCGGCTGCCGCCCGGCACCCTCATCGCCCTGGCCACGGACGGGCTCGTCGAGTCACCCGACGCCGACATCGACGAGGGCATGGACCGCCTCGCCGCCCGGCTGGGCGCCGCCGCCCCCGGCGACCTCGGGCGGGTCGCCGACGCCCTCCTCGGCAACGCCCGGCGCAGCGACGACGTCGCCCTGCTCCTGATGCGCTACGACGGCCTGACCCTGCGGCCGCTGCGGGAGAGCTGGACGGTGTGGCGGGTGCCGCAGGCGGTCGGGCACGCCCGCCGCTTCGCCCGGCGCACCCTGCGCGCCTGGGGCGTCACCGAACACTTCGACGCGGCCCTCCTCGTCGTCTCCGAACTCGTCACCAACGCCCTCGTCCACACCGACGGCCGGGTCCGCATGGACCTCACCCTCGTCAACAACCGCCTGCGCATCGCGGTCGCCGACGCCTCGCCGCGCTCCCCGGTCCGGCCGGCCAGCATCGGCTGGGAGGCCACGGGCGGCCGGGGCATCCTCCTCGTCGAGGCCCTCTCGGCGACCTGGGGCACCCTGCCGGTCAGCGGCGGCAAGCAGGTGTGGGCGGAGCTGGTGCTGGGCCGCTGAGCGGCTCATCCGGGGGTGACCACACGGCCCCCTCGGGTACTCGGCGCCGCGTAGGACGGAGAAACCGCCAGCGAGCCGAAGGAAGAGGAACGTCATGGCTCAGCATGTCCGCGACATCATGACCGGAGACCCGGTCACCGTCGAGCCGCAGACCTCCGTCGCCGAGGTGGCGCGCATCATGCGCGACGAGGACCTCGGAGTCGTCCTGGTGACGGACGGCGACGATCTGCGCGGTGTGGTCACCGACCGCGACCTGGTGGTCCGGTCGATCAGCAAGGGTGGCGACCCGGAGCGGACCACCGTGGCCGGCGCGTGCAGTGACGAGCTGGTCACCGTCGGCCCCGACGAGGACCTGATCCACGCGGTGCAGCTGATGCGCGAGCACTCCGTGCGCCGGATCCCGGTCGTCGACCACGGGCGCCCCGTGGGCATCGTCTCCCTGGGCGACCTGGCCATGGAACGCGACCCGGAGTCGGCGCTGGGCGACATCAGCGCCGCACGCCCCAACGCCTGACGAACGGCAGCCACGGACGGTCCCGCGCACGCTTCCCGTGCGCGGGACCGTCGTACGTCGCCCTGACGGCGGTGCCGGGCGGGGGAGTTGGGCGTCGCGGCACAGGCGTCCCGGCCCGGGTTTGTTCGGTTCGCCCCTGGGGACTCGAACGGCAGCGGATGCAGAAGGAAGATGATGAGTCGTGACGTCCATGGAGACCACTGAGAAGCCCGTCGCCCGTCGGCCCGAGACCGGCTGGTCGAAGGCACGCCGCCTGCGCGGAAAGGCCGCGCTGCGCACCTGCCTCCCCGCCGTGGAGGACCGGGCCGCCCCCACAGCCGCGCGCTCCGGACCGGAGTGGAACATCGTCCGGGGCGAGGACTGACCGCTCTCCAGAAGGCCGCGCGGTGACATCCCGCGGAACGACGCGCGTCGACAAGCAGAAGAAGTGATGTTCACATCCGCCGGATGGCGACTAAGGTGAGCTGAATGAAGGCTCTCGTGCTGTCCGGCGGTGCAGGAACACGGCTGAGGCCGATCACCCACACGTCGGCCAAGCAACTGGTGCCCGTGGCCAACAAGGCCGTGCTCTTCTACGGGTTGGAGTCGATCGCCGAGGCCGGCATCACCGACGTGGGGATGATCGTCGGGGACACGGCCGCGGAGATCGAGGAAGCGGTGGGTGACGGGTCGAAGTTCGGCCTCAAGGTCACCTACATCCCCCAGGAGCGGCCTTTGGGGCTGGCCCACGCGGTACTGATCGCCCGTGACTACCTCGCCGACGACGACTTCGTGATGTACCTCGGCGACAACTTCATCGTCGGCGGCATCACCGGCCTCGTCGACGAGTTCCGCAGACACCGGCCCGACGCCCAGATCCTGCTCACGCGCGTGGCCGACCCGCGCGCCTTCGGCGTCGCCGAACTCGACCCGTCCGGCCAGGTGATCGGCCTGGAGGAGAAACCCGACCAGCCGAAGAGCGACCTCGCGCTGGTCGGCGTCTACATGTTCACGCCCCTCATCCACGAGGCGGTCCGCGCCATCGAGCCCTCCTGGCGCGGCGAACTCGAGATCACCCACGCCATCCAGCACCTGATCGACTCCCGCGCCGACGTGCGCTCCACGGTCATCAAGGGCTACTGGAAGGACACCGGCAACGTCGGCGACATGCTCGAGGTGAACCGCACGGTCCTCGAAGGCATGGAGCGCCGCATCGACGGCGACGTGGACGACGCCTCGCAGACCATCGGGCGGGTGGTCGTGGAAGAGGGCGCGCGGATCGTCAACTCCCGTATCGTCGGGCCCGCCGTCATAGGCTCGGGCACGCTCGTCAGCAACTCCTACGTCGGTCCCTTCACCTCCGTCGCGGAGAACTGCCGGATCACCGACAGCGAACTCGAGTTCTCCATCGTGCTGCGGGACTCCTCGATCCACGGCGTCGGCCGGATCGAGTCCTCGCTGATCGGCCGGCACGTCGAGGTGACGCCGGCCCCCAGCGTCCCCAGCGCCCACCGCCTCGTCCTCGGAGATCACAGCAAGGTGCAGATCACTTCATGAACCTCCTCGTCACCGGCGCCGCCGGGTTCATCGGCTCCCGCTACGTCCGCGCACTCCTCGCCCAGGACGCACCCGACGCGCCACGCGTCACCGTGCTGGACAAGCTCACCTACGCCGGCACCCTCGACAACCTCGAACTGACCCACCCCCGGCTGGAGTTCGTCCAGGGCGACATCTGCGACGCCGAACTGGTCGACAAGCTCATGGCCGACGCGGACCAGGTCGTGCACTTCGCCGCCGAGTCCCACGTGGACCGCTCGATCACCGGCGCCGCCGACTTCGTCCGCACCAACGTGCTGGGCACCCAGACCCTGCTGGACGCCGCCCTGCGCCACGGCGTGGGCCCCTTCGTGCACGTCTCCACCGACGAGGTCTACGGCTCCATCGAGTCCGGCTCCTGGCCGGAGACCCACCCCCTCCAGCCGAACTCCCCGTACTCCGCCTCCAAGGCCTCCTCCGACCTGCTCGCCCTCGCCTACCACCGCACCCACGGCCTGGACGTGCGCGTCACGCGCTGCTCCAACAACTACGGCCCGCACCAGTTCCCCGAGAAGGTCATCCCGCTCTTCGTCACCAACCTCCTCGACGGGCACAAGGTGCCGCTGTACGGCGAGGGCCGCAACGTCCGCGACTGGCTGCACGTCGACGACCACTGCCAGGGCGTCGACCTCGTCCGCACCAAGGGCCGGCCCGGCGAGGTCTACAACATCGGCGGCGGCACCGAGCTGACCAACAAGGAACTCACCGGCCTGCTGCTCCAGGCCTGCGGAGCCGACTGGGACCGGGTCGAGTACGTCGAGGACCGCAAGGGCCACGACCTGCGCTACTCCGTCGACTGGTCCAAGGCCCGCGACGAACTCGGCTACCGCCCCCGCCACGACTTCACCACCGGCCTCGCCGAGACCGTCGCCTGGTACCGCGACAACCGCGCCTGGTGGGAGCCCCTGAAGCGGCGCGTCGCCCAGGAGCGCGCATGAGGTGGCTGATCACCGGAGCGGGCGGGATGCTCGGCCGGGACGTCGTCGACGAACTCACCCGGCGGGGCGAGACCGTCGCGGGCCTCGACCGCGCCGCCCTCGACATCACCCGCCCCGAGGCCGTCGACGCGGCCGTGCGGGAGCACCGCCCCGACCTCGTCGTCAACTGCGCCGCCTACACGGCCGTCGACGACGCCGAGACCGACGAGGCCCGCGCACGGGAGATCAACGGCGACGGCCCGCGCCTGCTCGCCCGGGCCTGCGCCGCACACGGCGCCCGCCTGGTCCACGTCTCCACGGACTACGTCTTCGACGGCGAGGCCCGCACCGCCCCCTACCCGGAGGACCACCCGACGGGCCCGCGCACCGCCTACGGCCGCACCAAGCTGGCCGGGGAGCGGGCCGTGCTCGAAGAGCTGCCCGGGGCGAGCGCGGTCGTGCGCACGGCTTGGCTCTACGGGGTCCACGGCGCTAACTTCGTGCGGACCATGATCGGTCTCGAAGCCCGCCGCGACACCGTCGACGTCGTCGACGACCAGCGCGGGCAGCCCACCTGGAGCGCGGACGTCGCCGAGCGGATCGCCGACCTCGGCCCCCGGCTCGGTCCCGACGCGCACGGCGTCTTCCACGCCACCAGCTCCGGTGAGGCCACCTGGTACGAGCTGGCCCGAGAGGTGTTCTCCCTGCTCGGCGCCGACCCGGACCGGGTGCGCCCCACCAGCAGCGCGGCCTTCCCCCGGCCCGCGCCCCGCCCGGCGTACAGCGCCCTCGCACACCGCCGGTGGCAGGAGATCGGCCTGCCGCTGCCGCGCGACTGGCGCTCCGCCCTGCACGAAGCACTGCCCCGCATCCGCAAGGAAGGTCCTCTTCGTGAAACGCCATGAGTTCCTCCGGGAACTGCACAAGGTCAGCGCCAATCGCAACTACCTGGAGATCGGCGTCAACGACGGCCGCAGTCTGCGTCTGTCCCGCGTCCCCAGCATCGCGATCGACCCCGCCTTCAAGGTGGTCTCGGAGCTGAAGTGCGACGTCCACCTGGTGAAGGCCACCAGTGACGACTTCTTCGCCCGCGACAACCCCCTGCAGCACCTGAAGGGCGGCCGCCACCCGCTGCGCAACCTGCGCCGCGGCCGCAGCCCCTTCGGCTACTGGCGCCGCACCACGCTCGACCTCTCCTTCATCGACGGTATGCACCTGTTCGAGTTCGCCCTGCGCGACTTCATGAACGTCGAGAAGCACTCCGACTGGTCGAGCGTGATCGTCTTCGACGACATGCTGCCGCGCAGCGTCGACGAGGCGGCCCGGGACCGGCACACCAACGCGTGGACCGGCGACGTCTACAAGATCATCGAGGTTCTGGCGCGCTACCGCCCCGACCTCGTCACGGTGCAGGTGGACACCGCCCCCACCGGCCAGCTGGTCGTCTTCGGCGCCGACCCGAACAACCGGGTCCTGCACGACAAGTACGACGAGATCATGGCCGAGTACAAGGTGCCCGACCCGCAGAAGGTCCCCGAGGCCATCCTGGAACGGGCCGGTGCCGTGCGCCCCGAGGCGCTGCTGGAGGCGGGCTTCTGGCGCGCCCTCGTCCAGGCCCGCAACCGGGGCCTGCCCCGCTCCGTGGGCTGGGAGCCCCTGCGCAAGGCCCTGCAGCAGGTCGGCGTCAGCCGCTGACCCGAGCCAGGCACGCCGAAGGCCCGGACGCTGTGCGCGTCCGGGCCTTCGGCGTCCTCGGTGATCTGCCTCTTCGGCTGCCGGCGGGGCTTCAGGCGCCCGTGCCGCGCCGCAGCTCCTCGTCGTACGCCAGGCACGCCTCGTACGACGGCAGCAGGCCCTGCCGTTCCGCCTCCGCCAGGGTCGGGGCCTGCTCGTCCTTGGGGGAGAGGATCGGGGTGATCCCCTCGGGCCACTCGATGCCCAGGGCCGGGTCGAGCGGGTGGATGCCGTGCTCGCGGTCCGGGGCGTAGCCCTCCGAGCAGAGGTACACCACCGTCGCGTCGTCGGTCAGGGCCATGAAGGCGTGGCCCAGGCCCTCCGAGAGGAACACCGCGTGCCGGGTGTCGTCGTCGAGCCGGGCCGCCTCCCACGTGCCGTACGTGGGCGAGCCCACGCGGATGTCGATCACCACGTCCAGGACGGCACCGCGCACACAGGTGACGTACTTGGCCTGGCTGGGCGGCACGTCGGCGAAGTGCACACCGCGCAGCACGCCCCGCCGGGAGACCGAGCAGTTGGCCTGCGCCAGGGACAGGTCACGGCCCGTGGCCTCGCGGAACTCCCGACCCCGGAACCACTCGTGGAAGCTGCCCCGGTCGTCCGGGAAGACCTTGGGTTCCAGAACCCAGGCGCCCTTTATCCCCAGTGGTCGCATGCTGTCACTGCCCTCCGGTCCTGATACGGGAAACCACCTTCCGGCGCGCGGCCCCGAGCACCCGCCGCGCACGCCGTGCCAGGCGCAGCGCGGCACCCGGCCCGGACACCGGCGTCACGAGGACGCTCCCGTCCCCGGCGCGCAGGGCGAACGGCAGTCCGGTGAAGCGGGCCCCGTCGGCGCCCGGCGTCGGGCACAGGGCCACCCGCCAGCTGCCGCTCGACAGGTCCTCGGCGGGCAGCGCGGCCGTCAGGACCGAGCCCGCCCCCTCGGCACCCGGGGAGAGCGTGCCCGGCGTCTCGACGATGCGGTTCGAGGAGACGAACCTCAGCCGGACGTCCGTGTCACCGGGCACGTGCAGGGGAAGCCGCACCCGGAACACTCCCTCGGAGACCGTGACGTCCCCCAACTGCACGCCGCCCAGCCCGAGCCGCTTGCTCCGCGTACCCAGTTCCAGGGAGAGGTTGCCGTGCGGGTCCGTCCAGTACGGCAGGACCGCGCGCTCGCCGACGACACCCGCCCCGGGGGCGGGCCGGTCCGGCCCGGCCGCCGGGCCCAGGCGGCACTCCTTGGTCCACCCGCCGAGCTTGACCCGCACGACCGCGTCCCAGACACCGTCGCCCGGCAGGTCGGCCGGGTCGACGGTGGCGGTCGCCCGCAGCACCAGCCGGACCTCCTCGCCGCCGTCGACGGGCACGGTCTCCCGGCTGAACTCCACCGGCTGGAAGTACTGCGCGGCGCTGGAGCGTTCCCGCAGCAGCAGATCGGCCGTGGCCTGCCCGAAGCGCGCGGCGGTCTCGGAGGACACCCACGCCACCGCCTCCGGCACGTCCTTCGGCGCGTCGGTCAGCGGCGTCGCCTCGGCGTCGGCGGGGAAGGCCATCGGCTCGCCGCCGGAGAGGTACTCGGCCGTGAAGGAGACCCGCAGGGAGCCCTCCCGCCACTCCACCTCGCCGGGGGTCGCCCGCGGGGCGAGTCCCGCCTCCCACTGGGCGAAGGACACCACGTCGTCGTACCGGTCGGCCGCCGTCAGCGCGGCGACGACCTGCTGCGTCGGCTGCAGACCGGCCGCCACACCGGGGCCGAAGCGCTCGACGACGACCTCGTGGATCTCCGCGAACAGCTCCCGGCGGTAGTCGTCCGGCAGGTTCAGAAAACGCCGGGCCCGCAGCCGCTCGACCATCTCCACCCGCAGCCAGCGCCGGAAGAGCTTGTCGCGCACCGGGCCGGGCTCGGTGTAGCGCTCGACGACGTCGAGGGCCTCGCGGAGGTTCTTGAAGTAGCCGACGGGATCGAAGCGCTCGAAGCCGGCGTTGGAGCCGTCGTCCCGCCGCAGGTGGTAGTAGCAGACGTAGTCGCTGAGCACGGAGACGTTCTCCGCGCGCAGATACGCCTCGGCGATGAAGACGTGGTCCTCCAGCCGCCGCCTGCCCTCGGGGAAGCGCAGGCCGATGCGGTCCAGGAAGGCCCGGCGGATCATCTTGTGCGGGGTGAGGCTGTCGATGAGCGGGGCGTTCGAGACCGTGGCCCGCGGGTGGTTGCGGCGGAACAGCTCCACCGGCACCCCGCGGCCCTTGCCGGCCATCTTGCCCACGATCACGTCGGCGCCGTTGGCCACGCCGTACTCGTACATCCGCTCCAGGGCCTCGTCGCCCAGGTAGTCGTCGTTGTCGACGAACATGACGAACTCGCCGCGGGAGGCCTCGATGCCGACGTTGCGGGGCTTGCCCGACCAGCCGGAGTTCTCCTGGTGGATGACCTTCATCCGGGGGTCCTCGGCGGCGAGCCGGTCGAGCCGGGCCGGGGTCTCGTCGGTCGAGCCGTCGTCGACGAAGATCACCTCGTACTCGTCGGGAGGCAGCGACTGCCGCTGCAGCGAGGAGATGCAGTCCTCGATGTAGATCCCCGGGTTGTAGACGGGGATGATGACGCTGACCTTGACCGGCATCGGGTTTCCGGGCCCCTTCGGGTCGCTCGCCGTAGACGTCCTGTTGTACCGCGCGTTGCCCGATGCTAACCCGGTCGGCGATGTCTCCTCACCTTTCGAGACCGGGCCGTGATCATCCCGCGCGGGGCAACTGGGCTGCCCTGTCTATCTGTTCGCGGTCAAGCAGGGTGCGGTGCGGAGCGGCGGCCGGGCTCTAGGCTGAGGTCGTGCGCCTGCTCCTCATGTCCGACACCCACCTGCCCAAGCGGGCCAGGGAACTGCCCGCCCCTCTGCTGGCCGAACTGCCGCGGGCCGACGTCGTCTTCCACGCCGGCGACTGGGTCGACACGGCCACCCTCGACCTGCTGGAGGCCCGCTCCCGCAGACTCGTCGCCGTGTACGGCAACAACGACGGGCCGGACCTGCGCGCCCGGCTGCCCGAGGTGGCGTACGCGGAACTGGGCGGGCTGCGCTTCGGCGTGATCCACGAGACGGGCCCCGCCCAGGGCCGCGAGCGGCGCTGCGCCGCCCGCTTCCCCGACCTCGACGTGCTGGTCTTCGGCCACAGCCACATCCCCTGGGACACCACCGCGCCCACCGGCCTGCGGCTGCTCAACCCCGGTTCGCCGACCGACCGCCGCCGGCAGCCGCACTGCACGTACCTGACCGCCACCGTCGCCGACGGCCGGCTCAGCGACGTGGAACTGCACCGGCTGCCGCCCCGCCCACCGCGCTGATCGCCGCAGAGACGGCCGTGACATGATCGGCCCATGAGTCGGGACGAGCAGTACCTCCTGGACAACCGGCAGGCCGAGGCCGGAACCCGTTTCGACGCGCTGGCCGCCCTGTTCGACGCCTCCACGTTCCGGCACGTCGAGGCGGTCGGCATCGCCGAGGGATGGCGGTGCTGGGAGGTCGGCGCCGGCGGGCCGAGCGTGGCCGCCTGGCTCCGCGAGCGCGTCGGGCCGTCCGGGCGGGTGCTCGCCACCGACATCGACGTGTCCTGGACCGGCACGGCCGCCACCGAGGGGGTCGAGGTACTCCGCCACGACGTCGGCCGCGACGCCCCTCCGGCCGGTCCCTTCGACCTGGTGCACGCCCGTCTCGTCCTGGTCCACGTCGCCGAACGCGACGCCGCGCTGCGCGCCATGGTCCAGGCGCTGCGCCCCGGCGGATGGCTGCTGCTGGAGGACGCCGACCCCGCGCTGCAACCGCTGATCTGTCCCGACGAGCACGGCCCCGAGCAGGAACTGGCCAACCGGCTCCGCGCAGGCTTCCGCGAACTGCTGCGGCGGCGCGGCGCCGACCTCGCCTACGGACGCCGACTGCCGCGGCTGCTGCGCGAGGCCGGCCTCGTCGGCGTCGAGGCCGACGCCCACTTCCCGATCACCTCGCCCGCCTGCGACGTCCTGGAGGCCGCCACCGTCCGGCAGGTGCGGGACAAGCTCGTCGCCGCGGGCCTGGCCACCGACGAGGAGATCGAGC
This genomic stretch from Streptomyces sp. Go-475 harbors:
- the rfbB gene encoding dTDP-glucose 4,6-dehydratase gives rise to the protein MNLLVTGAAGFIGSRYVRALLAQDAPDAPRVTVLDKLTYAGTLDNLELTHPRLEFVQGDICDAELVDKLMADADQVVHFAAESHVDRSITGAADFVRTNVLGTQTLLDAALRHGVGPFVHVSTDEVYGSIESGSWPETHPLQPNSPYSASKASSDLLALAYHRTHGLDVRVTRCSNNYGPHQFPEKVIPLFVTNLLDGHKVPLYGEGRNVRDWLHVDDHCQGVDLVRTKGRPGEVYNIGGGTELTNKELTGLLLQACGADWDRVEYVEDRKGHDLRYSVDWSKARDELGYRPRHDFTTGLAETVAWYRDNRAWWEPLKRRVAQERA
- the rfbD gene encoding dTDP-4-dehydrorhamnose reductase, which encodes MRWLITGAGGMLGRDVVDELTRRGETVAGLDRAALDITRPEAVDAAVREHRPDLVVNCAAYTAVDDAETDEARAREINGDGPRLLARACAAHGARLVHVSTDYVFDGEARTAPYPEDHPTGPRTAYGRTKLAGERAVLEELPGASAVVRTAWLYGVHGANFVRTMIGLEARRDTVDVVDDQRGQPTWSADVAERIADLGPRLGPDAHGVFHATSSGEATWYELAREVFSLLGADPDRVRPTSSAAFPRPAPRPAYSALAHRRWQEIGLPLPRDWRSALHEALPRIRKEGPLRETP
- a CDS encoding class I SAM-dependent methyltransferase codes for the protein MKRHEFLRELHKVSANRNYLEIGVNDGRSLRLSRVPSIAIDPAFKVVSELKCDVHLVKATSDDFFARDNPLQHLKGGRHPLRNLRRGRSPFGYWRRTTLDLSFIDGMHLFEFALRDFMNVEKHSDWSSVIVFDDMLPRSVDEAARDRHTNAWTGDVYKIIEVLARYRPDLVTVQVDTAPTGQLVVFGADPNNRVLHDKYDEIMAEYKVPDPQKVPEAILERAGAVRPEALLEAGFWRALVQARNRGLPRSVGWEPLRKALQQVGVSR
- the rfbC gene encoding dTDP-4-dehydrorhamnose 3,5-epimerase — its product is MRPLGIKGAWVLEPKVFPDDRGSFHEWFRGREFREATGRDLSLAQANCSVSRRGVLRGVHFADVPPSQAKYVTCVRGAVLDVVIDIRVGSPTYGTWEAARLDDDTRHAVFLSEGLGHAFMALTDDATVVYLCSEGYAPDREHGIHPLDPALGIEWPEGITPILSPKDEQAPTLAEAERQGLLPSYEACLAYDEELRRGTGA
- a CDS encoding glycosyltransferase family A protein, with the protein product MPVKVSVIIPVYNPGIYIEDCISSLQRQSLPPDEYEVIFVDDGSTDETPARLDRLAAEDPRMKVIHQENSGWSGKPRNVGIEASRGEFVMFVDNDDYLGDEALERMYEYGVANGADVIVGKMAGKGRGVPVELFRRNHPRATVSNAPLIDSLTPHKMIRRAFLDRIGLRFPEGRRRLEDHVFIAEAYLRAENVSVLSDYVCYYHLRRDDGSNAGFERFDPVGYFKNLREALDVVERYTEPGPVRDKLFRRWLRVEMVERLRARRFLNLPDDYRRELFAEIHEVVVERFGPGVAAGLQPTQQVVAALTAADRYDDVVSFAQWEAGLAPRATPGEVEWREGSLRVSFTAEYLSGGEPMAFPADAEATPLTDAPKDVPEAVAWVSSETAARFGQATADLLLRERSSAAQYFQPVEFSRETVPVDGGEEVRLVLRATATVDPADLPGDGVWDAVVRVKLGGWTKECRLGPAAGPDRPAPGAGVVGERAVLPYWTDPHGNLSLELGTRSKRLGLGGVQLGDVTVSEGVFRVRLPLHVPGDTDVRLRFVSSNRIVETPGTLSPGAEGAGSVLTAALPAEDLSSGSWRVALCPTPGADGARFTGLPFALRAGDGSVLVTPVSGPGAALRLARRARRVLGAARRKVVSRIRTGGQ
- a CDS encoding metallophosphoesterase — its product is MRLLLMSDTHLPKRARELPAPLLAELPRADVVFHAGDWVDTATLDLLEARSRRLVAVYGNNDGPDLRARLPEVAYAELGGLRFGVIHETGPAQGRERRCAARFPDLDVLVFGHSHIPWDTTAPTGLRLLNPGSPTDRRRQPHCTYLTATVADGRLSDVELHRLPPRPPR
- a CDS encoding methyltransferase domain-containing protein, translated to MSRDEQYLLDNRQAEAGTRFDALAALFDASTFRHVEAVGIAEGWRCWEVGAGGPSVAAWLRERVGPSGRVLATDIDVSWTGTAATEGVEVLRHDVGRDAPPAGPFDLVHARLVLVHVAERDAALRAMVQALRPGGWLLLEDADPALQPLICPDEHGPEQELANRLRAGFRELLRRRGADLAYGRRLPRLLREAGLVGVEADAHFPITSPACDVLEAATVRQVRDKLVAAGLATDEEIERHLAAVEAGRLDLATSPMISAWGRKPFDA